The sequence TTGATCTTGAAGCTTGTTCTGGACTTTTTTCAAACGCATGGCTTTATAGGCTTGAAAATCATGGTTGATCAGAGCGTTGTATTCTAAAGTTTTGTTGTGGGCTTGTTGATCATGGGCTTGATTTTCTAAAACTTGATCGCATAAGGCGTTTAAAGCGCTCATTAAATCTAATTGTGAGAGCAAATAAGCGAGTTTAGGCTCTTTAAGTAAAAAAAGGGCGTTATTTTGCTCTTGGACTTCTAAAGCGTTTAAAGCCTCTTCTAAATTCTTAACGCCACTCAAATAAGGGCAATGCTCTTGTAAAAAAAGCATTTGAGATTCTTCAATCAAGCGTTCTTGCTCCACGCTCTCTTTTAAGCGTTTCTCTAAAGCTTGTAATTTTTCTAATTCCAAAGCGCTATGTTTCAATAACGCATCAGTGTCCATAAGGCGGATTTGGCTAGCGTTTAAAAAACGCCTTTGGCTAGATAGCGTACTGTTAGCTTTTTTGATTTCTTTAAGTTGATCCTGATTGTTAGAAAGCACATTTTGATAGACCCTTAAACTTTCATTGAGTTTATAGAGCATGTCAGAAAGCTGTTCGTTAGAGCGCGAAAGCTTGGCATTGGTTTGAGAATCAAAGGTCATCATTATCTGCGCGTTTGAAAAAGTTAGAAAAAATACCAAAAAGCTAAAAAATCTCATAAGGTTATCTTTATCACTATAGTTTCATCGTGTTATTTTATCTAAGTTTTGGCGTGCACAAAACACGCAAATTCATCGCTTTTAAGGTAAAATAAGCGTTTTGATGCCATTTTTGGAGCGATCGTGGAATTAAGTTATTATGAAATTTTAGAAGTGGAAAAACACAGCAACCAAGAGACGATTAAAAGGTCTTACAGAAAGCTCGCTTTAAAATACCACCCAGACAGAAACGCCGGCGATAAAGAAGCCGAAGAAAGATTCAAGCTCATCAATGAAGCCTATGGGGTGTTAAGCGATGAAAAGAAACGGGCCTTATACGATAGGTATGGTAAGCAAGGCTTAAATCAAGCCGGTGCAAGCCAAAGCGATTTTTCTGATTTTTTTGAAGACTTAGGATCGTTTTTTGAAGACGCTTTTGGGTTTAGCGCTAGGGGGAGTAAAAGGCAAAAAAGTGCTATCGCACCGGATTATTTGCAAACCATTAAATTGAGTTTTAAAGAAGCGGTTTTTGGCTGTAAAAAAACAATTAAAGTCCAATACCAAAGCGTTTGTGAAGTTTGCGATGGCACAGGCGCTCAAGATAAAGCTCTAGAGACTTGTAAGCAATGCAATGGGCAAGGGCAAGTGTTTATGCGTCAGGGTTTTATGAGCTTTGCGCAAACTTGTGGGGCGTGTAAAGGCAAGGGCAAGATCATTAAAACCCCATGCCAAGCGTGTAAGGGCAAAACCTACATTCTTAAAGATGAAGAAATTGATGCGACAATCCCTGAAGGCATTGATGATCAAAACCGCATGGTGCTTAAAAATAAGGGTAATGAATACGAGAAGGGCAAAAGAGGGGATTTATATTTAGAAGTGCAAGTCAAAGAAGATGAGCATTTTAAGCGCAAGGGCTGTGATTTATTCATTGAAGCGCCGGTATTTTTCACCACTATCGCTTTAGGGCATACGATCAAAGTGCCGTCTTTAAAAGGAGATGAATTAGAATTAAAAATCCCTAGAAACGCCAGAGACAAACAAACTTTTGTGTTTAGAAATGAGGGTGTGAAGCACCCTGAAAGCTCTTACAGGGGGAGTTTGATCGTGGTGTTGCAAGTGGTTTATCCTAAAAGTTTGGATAAAGAGCAGCAAGCGTTATTGGAGAAATTGCATGCGAGTTTTGGTTATGAGAGCGAGCCGCATAAAGGCCTTTTAGAAACTTGTATTTCTAAATTTAAAGATTGGTTTAAAGGTTGTTGATGCATGAGTTTCTAAAAGCTTTAAAAAACGCTTTCCCTCACACCATTTCTATTTTGTTAGGGTATTTGCTTATGGGAACGACTTTTGGAATGCTTTTAACCCAACAAGGCTATGATTATAAAGTCGCTTTATTCATGTCGTTATTCATCTATGCTGGGGCGGTCCAATTTGTGGCGATCACGCTTTTAAGCATGCAAGCGGATTTGATGAATGTGCTTATTGTGAGCTTGTTAGTGAATGCAAGACAAACCTGCTATGCACTCTCCATGCTAGATAGATTCAAAAACACCAAATGGCGTTTGCCTTATTTAGCGCACACGCTCAGCGATGAAACCTTTGCATTATTGAATTTATACGCCCCTAAAAAGGGGGTTAATGAAAACGATTTCATGTTGAGCATTTCCTTACTCAACCATTCTTATTGGGTTATTGGCTCTTTAATCGGTTCATTAGCCGGCTCTCGTTTTTCTTTTGACACTCAAGGCGTGGGCTTTGTGATGACAGCGATTTTTATCGTGCTGTTTATGGAGCAATACAAACGAAACACGAATCATAAAAACGCATGGCTTGGGGTTTTGATCGCAGTTGTTTGTTTAGCGCTCTTTGGATCCAAATACTTTTTGCTTTTTGCTTTAGTTTTAATGCTACTCGCCCTCATTTCTTTCAGAAAGCAGTTAGAATGTTAGAGCATTCCACCCTTATTATTTTAATCATCATGCTGACGACTTATTTCACGCGCATTTGGCCTTTTATCGTATTTAATGCGAAAAACCCACCCAATGATTTTGTGCGCTATTTAGGTAGGGCTTTGTCATGTTCAGTGATAGGCATGCTCGTGGTTTATTGTTTCAAAGACACGCAAATTTTAAAACCCCCTTATGGGATCAATGAAATCATCGCTCTTTTATCCGTTGTTTTTTTGCACCGGATTTTTAAGGTGTTTGTTTTAAGCATCACGATCCCCACTATTCTTTACATGTTTTTAGTCCAAAGCCATGCGTTAGAAAAGGTTTTTTTTAATCTTTAAAAAACTATTGAAATCTTTGTGGCGACCCTTGAAAGATTTGAACTTCCGTTTCCACCGTGAAAGGGTGGTATCCTTGGCCACTAGATGAAAGGGTCATTTTTATAACGATTGATTATTATACTAAAGCACAGAAAATGATTTAAAAAGCATTTGGTGGCGGAGCGGACGGGACTCGAACCCGCGACCCCCTGCGTGACAGGCAGATATTCTAACCAGCTGAACTACCGCTCCCTATCCAAACTCCATAGCTTAAAACACATGCTTGAAGTTCATATGGTGGTCGCTATAAGACTCGAACTTATGACATCTACCTTGTAAGGGTAGCGCTCTACCAACTGAGCTAAGCGACCAAAATATTGAGATAAATCCAACTAAATCTAAAAGAGTGGTGACTCCTAGGGGATTTGAACCCCTGTAACCACCGTGAAAGGGTGGTATCCTAACCACTAGATGAAGGAGCCACGATGCTCAAATGGTGATCCGTGTTGGATTTGAACCAACGACCCATTCCTTAAAAGGGAATTGCTCTACCAGCTGAGCTAACGGATCTCACAAAAAGACAATGATACAATTTTTTTTAACGCTTGTCAAGGATAATCAACAATAATTGAAAAAATATCGCCCTTTTCATAGAAATTTCTTAAGTAGCATTAGTAACGGATATTGCACTTAAAACTTTGGCTGTGTTTAATGGTATCATCTCAAAATAAACGCCATGCGTTTTGTTAGCTATTGGTGGGGATAATAAGCTATTTTAACCCCAAAAACAAAATTTTAACTACACCCATAAATTGTCTAAAAGCCTTGTTTTGCCCGCACGAGCCGCCACTAAAATGAGCGTGTTAGTTGGCTCTATGATCTTTAAAGGCTCTAGTTTGTGGTTACAAAACTCCAAATAATCCACTTCTAAATTTTTTAAAATTTCAAGCCCTATTTTTTTGAGCATTTCGCACGCTTTTTCACCCATGTCTATGGCTTGCTGGATATTTTCTAAAGCTTTTGGGATCGCTAGGGCTTGTTTTCTTTCTACTGCATTCAAATACACATTCCTAGAGCTTAAAGCTAAATGATCGCTATCGCGCACAATTTCGCATGGCACTATTTCAATGTCTAAAAGCAAATCTTTGACTAAATGCTGAATGATTAAAAGCTGTTGGGCGTCCTTTTTACCAAAATACGCTCTAGTGGGATTGACAAGATGAAACAACCTTAACACGACTTGAGCGACGCCATCAAAATGCCCCTTACGCATCGCTCCTTCTAAAGAATGGGATAAAAATTTAGGGGCATAAAGTTTTAAGCGTTGCTCTGATTTGTAAGGATACATCTCGCTAATTTTAGGCACAAACACCACATCAACGCCTAATTTTTCGCATAAAGCCAAATCCTTTTCTAAAGGACGCGGATAAGCACTAAAATCTTCATTAGCTCCAAATTGCGTGGGATTGACAAAAACGCTCGTAATCGTGTGAAAATTTTCTTTCAAACTCCTTTCTATCAAGCTTTGATGCCCTTTGTGTAAGGCTCCCATAGTCGGCACAAAACCAACGCTTTCTTTTACATTTTTACGATATTCTCTTAAATCAGAAATCGTTTCTAAAACTTGCATTCTCAACAATCCTTTAAAAGCTCTAAAGCCACTTCTCTAGGCTCTTTAGCTTGGTAAATGGGGCGGCCCACCACGATAAAATCGCTTAAATTTTGTTTAGCTTCTTTAGCGTTAGCCACCCTTTCTTGATCTTCTTTATCGTTTTTATTGAGTCTTATACCAGGGGTTAAAGTCAAAAAGTCCTTACCTAAATTTTCTTTAATCGCTAAACTTTCAAACACCGAACACACCACCCCATCAATACCGCTCTCTTTACCCATAACGCTTAATTTGATCGCTTGAGTTTTTAAAGGGGCGTTATACACGCTCAAAAATTCCTCTTCGCTAAAGCTCGTTAAAGCGCTCACGCCCATGATCAAGGGGCGTTTTTTAAGAGTGTTTAGGCGTTGCATTAAGGTTGTTAGCACGATTTTACCGCTACTTAAATGCACGGTGAGCATATCAATTTCTAATTTCGTGCATTCTAGCGCGGCATTTGCCATAGTATAGGGAATATCATAAAGCTTCAAATCCAAAAAAATCTTAAAATTTCCATCAATCTTTCTGATCTCATCTAAAAAAATAGCCCCATCTCTTATAAACGATCTAAGCCCCACTTTAGCCCATAAATTCAAGCCTTTCAATTCTTTCAATAAAGAAAGGTTGTCTTTTTTTTCTTCCAAGTCTAGCGCGACACATAATTGCATGAAAGCCCTTTAAAGTGTAAAATAACGCCATTATAACAAAAAGAAATGAAAGAATTTTAGCTATGATAAGCGTTTGAAAATAAAACAAAGTTTCATGAAATTAGATTTAAGGGTTAAAGAGTGAAAGCATTTTTAGGGGTGCTAGAGTTTCAAGAGAATGAGTATGAAGAGCTTAAAGAGCTTTGTGAAAGCTTAAAGACTAAGCAAAAGCCTCATACTTTGTTTATTTCTTGCGTGAATTCACGAGTCGTGCCCAATCTAATCACAGGCACAAAACCTGGTGAATTGTATGTGATCCGTAACATGGGCAATGTGATCCCCTCTCAAACAAGCTATAAAGAATCCCTTTCTACCATTGCGAGCATTGAATACGCTATCATGCATGCGGGCATTCAAAATGTTATTATTTGTGGGCATAGTAATTGTGGGGCTTGCGAGAGCATTCATTTAATTGATAATAAAACCACAAAAGTTAAAACCCCTTATACCACAAACTGGATACAATTTTTAGAGCCTATTAAAAAAGAATTAAAAGATCACCCACAATTTAGCAGCCATTCTGCAAGGCGATCATGGTTTACGGAGCGTTTGAATGTGCACTTACAACTCAACAACCTCTTAAGCTATGATTTTATCCAAGAAAAAGTGATCAAGAATGAATTGAAAATTTTTGGTTGGCATTATATAATAGAGACAGGCAAGATTTATAATTATAATTTTGAAAGCCATTTTTTTGAACCCATTGAAGAAACCATTAAACAAAGGATAAACCATGAAAATCTCTAAAACAAAAACCCCTAAACTAGTTTTAATCGCTGGACCATGCGTCATTGAGAGTTTAGACAATCTAAGAGGTATTGCTATTAAGTTACAACCCCTAGCCAACAATGAGCGATTGGATTTTTATTTTAAAGCGAGTTTTGATAAGGCTAACCGCACAAGTTTAGAAAGCTATAGAGGGCCCGGACTAGAAAAAGGCTTAGAAATGTTACAAGCTATCAAAGATGAATTTGGCTATAAGATTTTAACCGATGTGCATGAGAGCTATCAAGTAAGCATAGCGGTCAAAGTGGCTGATATTTTACAAATACCGGCGTTTTTATGCCGACAAACGGATTTGATTGTAGAAGTGAGTCAAACTAACGCCATTATCAATATTAAAAAAGGGCAATTCATGAGCCCAAAAGACATGCAATATTCTGTCTTAAAAGCCCTTAAAACAAGAGATAAAAATATTCAAAACCCCACTTATGAAAACGCTTTAGCTAATGGCGTGTGGCTGTGTGAAAGGGGGAGCAGCTTTGGGTATGGGAATTTAGTGGTGGATATGCGTTCTTTAAAAATCATGCGAGAATTTGCCCCGGTGATTTTTGACGCCACTCATAGCGTGCAAATGCCAGGGGGTGCGAATGGGAAAAGTTCAGGAGAAAGCTCTTTTGCCCCTATTTTAGCCAGAGCGGCGGCTGCGGTGGGTGTTGATGGGCTATTTGCAGAAACGCATATTGATCCTAAAAACGCCCTAAGCGATGGGGCTAACATGCTCAAACCTAATGAGCTTGAAAGCTTGGTAACCGATATGTTAAAAATCCAAAATTTATTTTAAAGGAGTTTCATGCAACTTATAGAAGGGAAATTACAACTACAAGGGAATGAAAGAATCGCTATTGTAATCTCGCGCTTCAATCACATTATCACAGACAGATTGCAAGAAGGGGCGATTGATTGCTTTAAAAGGCATGGGGGCAATGAAAAGCTTTTAAACCTCGTGCTAGTGCCTGGAGCTTATGAATTGCCTTTGATTTTAGACAAATTGTTAGAGAGCAAAAAATACGATGGCGTGTGCGTTTTAGGAGCGATCATTAGAGGGGGGACTCCGCATTTTGACTATGTGAGCGCGGAAGCGACCAAGGGCATTGCCAACACGATGTTAAAATACAGCATGCCCGTAAGCTTTGGGGTCCTTACCACAGACAATATTGAACAAGCGATTGAAAGAGCGGGCAGTAAAGCCGGTAATAGGGGCTTTGAAGCGATGAGCACCCTCATTGAATTATTGAGCTTGTGCCAAACTCTCAAGGGTTAAAATGGCGACACGAACTCAAGCTAGAGGGGCTGTGATTGAATTGTTGTATGCGTTTGAGAGCGGTAATGAAGAAATTAAAAAAATCGCCCCTAGCATGCTAGAAGAAAAAAAGATTAAAAACAACCAGCTCGCTTTCGCCTTAAGCCTTTTTAATGGCGTGTTAGAAAAGATCAATGAAATTGACGCCCTCATTGAACCGCATTTGAAAGACTGGGATTTCAAACGCTTAGGGAGTATGGAAAAGGCGATTTTACGCTTAGGGGCGTATGAAATTGGCTTCACGCCCACACAGAATCCTATCATCATCAATGAATGCATAGAGCTTGGCAAACTCTACGCTGAGCCTAACACCCCCAAATTTTTAAACGCTATCTTGGATTCTTTAAGCAAGAAACTCGCTCAAAAACCCTTGACCTAATTTAAAAATGATGCTATAATCACTAAATTGTGATTTATACATTAGCTGTATTTCTTGAGCGGTAGAGTTTTTTCGGCTATATTCAGCTTTATTCTTTGGGTCATTCTTTGTTTTCCGTTTATTTTTACGGTTGTTGCTCTAATATTTAATCATAGTTTTGGATTTGTTCGTTCTGATCTAGCTCTGGGTACTTTTGCTTTAGGAGGACTTGCA comes from Helicobacter acinonychis and encodes:
- the pyrF gene encoding orotidine-5'-phosphate decarboxylase — encoded protein: MQLCVALDLEEKKDNLSLLKELKGLNLWAKVGLRSFIRDGAIFLDEIRKIDGNFKIFLDLKLYDIPYTMANAALECTKLEIDMLTVHLSSGKIVLTTLMQRLNTLKKRPLIMGVSALTSFSEEEFLSVYNAPLKTQAIKLSVMGKESGIDGVVCSVFESLAIKENLGKDFLTLTPGIRLNKNDKEDQERVANAKEAKQNLSDFIVVGRPIYQAKEPREVALELLKDC
- the panC gene encoding pantoate--beta-alanine ligase; this encodes MQVLETISDLREYRKNVKESVGFVPTMGALHKGHQSLIERSLKENFHTITSVFVNPTQFGANEDFSAYPRPLEKDLALCEKLGVDVVFVPKISEMYPYKSEQRLKLYAPKFLSHSLEGAMRKGHFDGVAQVVLRLFHLVNPTRAYFGKKDAQQLLIIQHLVKDLLLDIEIVPCEIVRDSDHLALSSRNVYLNAVERKQALAIPKALENIQQAIDMGEKACEMLKKIGLEILKNLEVDYLEFCNHKLEPLKIIEPTNTLILVAARAGKTRLLDNLWV
- the ribH gene encoding 6,7-dimethyl-8-ribityllumazine synthase, with product MQLIEGKLQLQGNERIAIVISRFNHIITDRLQEGAIDCFKRHGGNEKLLNLVLVPGAYELPLILDKLLESKKYDGVCVLGAIIRGGTPHFDYVSAEATKGIANTMLKYSMPVSFGVLTTDNIEQAIERAGSKAGNRGFEAMSTLIELLSLCQTLKG
- a CDS encoding carbonic anhydrase, which codes for MKAFLGVLEFQENEYEELKELCESLKTKQKPHTLFISCVNSRVVPNLITGTKPGELYVIRNMGNVIPSQTSYKESLSTIASIEYAIMHAGIQNVIICGHSNCGACESIHLIDNKTTKVKTPYTTNWIQFLEPIKKELKDHPQFSSHSARRSWFTERLNVHLQLNNLLSYDFIQEKVIKNELKIFGWHYIIETGKIYNYNFESHFFEPIEETIKQRINHENL
- the nusB gene encoding transcription antitermination factor NusB produces the protein MATRTQARGAVIELLYAFESGNEEIKKIAPSMLEEKKIKNNQLAFALSLFNGVLEKINEIDALIEPHLKDWDFKRLGSMEKAILRLGAYEIGFTPTQNPIIINECIELGKLYAEPNTPKFLNAILDSLSKKLAQKPLT
- the dnaJ gene encoding molecular chaperone DnaJ, which encodes MELSYYEILEVEKHSNQETIKRSYRKLALKYHPDRNAGDKEAEERFKLINEAYGVLSDEKKRALYDRYGKQGLNQAGASQSDFSDFFEDLGSFFEDAFGFSARGSKRQKSAIAPDYLQTIKLSFKEAVFGCKKTIKVQYQSVCEVCDGTGAQDKALETCKQCNGQGQVFMRQGFMSFAQTCGACKGKGKIIKTPCQACKGKTYILKDEEIDATIPEGIDDQNRMVLKNKGNEYEKGKRGDLYLEVQVKEDEHFKRKGCDLFIEAPVFFTTIALGHTIKVPSLKGDELELKIPRNARDKQTFVFRNEGVKHPESSYRGSLIVVLQVVYPKSLDKEQQALLEKLHASFGYESEPHKGLLETCISKFKDWFKGC
- a CDS encoding branched-chain amino acid transporter permease, whose translation is MLEHSTLIILIIMLTTYFTRIWPFIVFNAKNPPNDFVRYLGRALSCSVIGMLVVYCFKDTQILKPPYGINEIIALLSVVFLHRIFKVFVLSITIPTILYMFLVQSHALEKVFFNL
- the kdsA gene encoding 3-deoxy-8-phosphooctulonate synthase, translating into MKISKTKTPKLVLIAGPCVIESLDNLRGIAIKLQPLANNERLDFYFKASFDKANRTSLESYRGPGLEKGLEMLQAIKDEFGYKILTDVHESYQVSIAVKVADILQIPAFLCRQTDLIVEVSQTNAIINIKKGQFMSPKDMQYSVLKALKTRDKNIQNPTYENALANGVWLCERGSSFGYGNLVVDMRSLKIMREFAPVIFDATHSVQMPGGANGKSSGESSFAPILARAAAAVGVDGLFAETHIDPKNALSDGANMLKPNELESLVTDMLKIQNLF
- the azlC gene encoding azaleucine resistance protein AzlC, coding for MHEFLKALKNAFPHTISILLGYLLMGTTFGMLLTQQGYDYKVALFMSLFIYAGAVQFVAITLLSMQADLMNVLIVSLLVNARQTCYALSMLDRFKNTKWRLPYLAHTLSDETFALLNLYAPKKGVNENDFMLSISLLNHSYWVIGSLIGSLAGSRFSFDTQGVGFVMTAIFIVLFMEQYKRNTNHKNAWLGVLIAVVCLALFGSKYFLLFALVLMLLALISFRKQLEC